A stretch of DNA from Castor canadensis chromosome 2, mCasCan1.hap1v2, whole genome shotgun sequence:
gtgctggtattttgttgaggatccCTCCTCTGCACTAAGAGGACTATTGGCCTCGGGAGTGCTTTTCTTGTAATGCTGTATCTAGTTTTGGCATCCTGGTGATTTATTTGTTCCAAATGAACTCTGGTAACAGTGAGTAAAATGAGTTGAGaaatgcttctgtggtttccactatctggatttttttaaaaatgtagaacagATATTTTCCTtagataattttataatttattaatgaaGGTGTGCCTTGACTTTTCTTTGTAAGAAGGTTCTTAGCTAtaaatttgtttataaatatCAGATTATTCACTTAATCTATTCTTTAGTGAGCTATGGTAGGTTGTATCTTTGAATAACTGTTTCATTTTATCTGTTATTGAATTTATGGACATAAAACTGTGTGGAATATTCCCTATTAGCCTTTGAATATATCATCTGCAGTGAGACCCTTGCTTTCATACCCGATATTGATAATTTGCAtgattccttttttgttttccttagttGGGCTGGTTAAAGATTTATGAATTTGTCTTCAAGAAATGTGGTTGTCCTGGGGGAGTGCCTCAAGttgcacagcacttgcctagtaaacatgaggccctagttcaaaccccagtactgccaaaaaaaattgtgCTTATGCTTTTACTGAGTTTATCTGTTGTTGAACCTTGAGCAGTGTCTCCTTTCCTGAAGCTTCCCCTGGTTACTATGTCTGATCACTTCCCAGAGTCCTGAGATTGCTGATTCTGATCTCCTCCCCCTTCAGCTTAATGGGTGCTTTCCTGGAGAGACTGAGTCCAGTCGTTCCCCCTCAGCCATTTCTTTAGCAAATGGCATTTTTTCAGAACACCCAAATTCCAGTGGTTGTTCCAGGCTCTGTGACAGCACCTCCAACCTCTAACCAGGAGTCCCTAGGGAGCAGTGTGCCACAACCAGTTTCATGAGCCTGAAATGAACACTTGCTCTGGGCAAGGTGGATGTGTGTTTCCTCCAGCCTGCTTGACAAGAGGGCTGGCCTTTCCTAATTCTGCACAAAATAGTGTAAGAAATCTGCAAGATTTCTTATTTCCTCATGAAATGTGAAATTCTGTCTCATTATTAacacaggaaatataagaaaaaaatgataaggaCCTTGGTATTTGTGAAAACttactttaatattaaaatttaatgttaCATTCCTATTTATTCCATGTGCACATTACACCAGGTAATCTGTAGTGAAGGTGACAGAGCCTAGTATAATTATTGTAATATGATGCCCATGGCAGTGTAACTTTCCTAGGCCTTCTCAGAGGGAAGGTCCAGCTGGTTCCACACTTGCCTGCAGGGCCCTCCATGAAGGCTTTTGAATTTACGATATGGTCCTGTATGGATGTAGACATATTTGAAGTCTCTTGGATGCTGAGCTCTGGTGGGAGAGTAGCAGAGATGTAGTCAGTGGCAGTCACTGGAACGCCCCCACCATTACAGAACCTCTACTCAACCAGGTCTGCCCATGGCCCCAGTACACCTCTAGCTCAGCTCCTGGACACAAAAGGCTCCCTCCCAGTGATTCCTGGCAAGGAGTGGACTGTGCATTGGCCCTGAGGAAACCTAATGACACTTTCTCAGACAAGGACGCTAGCACACCCTGCTTAGCCTGGAGCTGGCAAAGGGTCATCACACACCCCTTCACTGGTGCCCATCTGGTTTGCACTTCCCACAACAGCTGGTTTACTGGACTCTAGTCATCTGTGCTGAAATGCCACCCTCTCATAGGTGAAGATTCCAAggattagaaaaggaaaattcttGCCCTAGGTCGCCTAAGCCTGGGTCTTGGGAGACCTTCATATCCAGTGGGCTCCAGGAATCCAGCAAGTCTTTCTACTGGGCGGCTCTTTCCCACTAGAGTACATGGCCTAGAGTCTTCTCTCAACAAGCCCTTCAATGGGATCATGCTGCTGTGGGCATTGTCACTTCTGATCCTCATTTCTTGCCCTCTCTAGGTCTCCTCTTTCTATTCTGTATGACTGGAGCTTCTCCAATTCTATCTCCATAACCAAAATGGTGCAATAAGCTCCAGGGTATTGGAATACAATGTCTAGGGATGGGTGGTGTCACTGCTCATTGTCTAGCCTAATGTCAGGACTGGGATGCTTAGCTCcttagaaagaaagcagaaaatggaCAACATGGACATTGACTTTTGGGGTCCATGTAGATCCAGTGTACTTTTCTGTGTGATTAAGCCCTCTGTCAGATTCTCCAGTGTCCTGTGTGCCATGGGGCACTACAATGGGATTGTCTGCTTTCGTGGGGTGAATGTAGAGGTCTAGGGAAAGGTTTCTCTGCTCTGGGGGGAGCCCTTAGGCTAATCATGGGCAGGACTTCCTCACTTTTAGTGAGCAGGAATCAGGTGTAGCATGAGAAAagctggagaagaggaagaaagtccCAGGAAGACACAAAGGTGACAAGACAGGGCCCGTGGGCACAAGGAGAGGACTAAGATAATCAGCCATGCCGTTTGATGGATCCCCTAGGGTGGACACAGTCACAGGGGAAGGGAGCTGCACCTAGGAGGACTGTGCACCCTGCCTCCTTTTGGGCATGAACCTGCAGGTACAAAGGACTTGGAACTTTCCAAGGTTTCTGAACCTGAACTGCTTGCTCTGAGCCTGGGCTCCTTCATTCTGTTCTTCTTGGGGTGCCTTGGCTCCCTACAATGTGTGTTTCTTGTCACACACATCAATTTTAACATGTCACCCTTCAAATAACACAATTCccattcttttgtgatttttcttcttttagctgTGCTATGATTTGTAACAGGGGCCTTCTGGGAAAACACTTTACCACAGAGCTCCAACCCCAGCCCCTGATTCTTTCTGAAGTGTACATTTTCTAGGATAGTCAGAAAACCTCCCTACTGGGAGTGGTCAGCCTGGGTCCTCTGCCCATGAGACAAAACTTTCCTGTCCATTCCTCATTTCTACCCAATCATATTCTTGGCTGTGCAAAGCCATGGAGGTTCAGCAGGCACTGGGGTAGTGAGGAGACCCGGGAACATGAAGGGTTTTCCTTGTTCAGGGTACTCTGTGCTCAATTCCCACTCTGATCCTGTGTCCACGTGTTCTGGGACAGAGGGCCTTGTTGCCTATCTGATTCTCCAACTTACCGGAATCAGCTGTGATGACCTCCAGCCATTTGCCATCCTCAGACTCATGCTGATCCCGTGTGGGTCTCTCCAAGGAACTGGAAATAGCAGCTGGGGTAATATCCAGGCTGCTTACCTGGATCTGAACAGACAACAAGCCATCAAGCCAAGGGCCCTAGAGTGGCTACCAATTTATAGTGGCCAGGCCCCTTGTGCTACAAACTGAGCTCTAAGTGCAGGGCTCACGgctggctcaagtgatcctcacTTTTTCCCCATCAATGACAGTATCCCCTATGTAATGAGGTAGGCTCTTGCCAAATGCTCCTAGCCCGCGTCTCTCACAACAGCCTGTGACCTCCTCCCATGCCACCTTGGAAAGGTTGCAGGGATGACAAGATCAAAGAGCCTGGCCAATTGATACATCTATTGTGCAGCTCTAGGAGAGGGGGAGACAGTCAGATGCCAAGGAGCCTTCTACAGGTGGCTCCTAATGGGAGCCAGAAGCTGCAGCAGTGGACAGCACAGCCTTGATTCCCAGCTGCCTCTCATCTGAGGTTCAGAATGCATGTGAGACTCAGACTCTGTGCTATGCAGTGGCTGCTAATGACAGCTCTTGCAGAGTCTGGCAGCAAGAAGTTCAGTCGTGCTGGTGTGCCGTGGGGCACCTGACAGATCATGGGGAAGGCAGGGCTGTAAGTGACTCACCTGTCGCCGGAAACCAGCACACGCGAGGAGCCACCCCTTGTATGACTAAACATATATGAGCAGGTCCCATGGCCCCAGGTTCACATGACATCCAGACCCTGACACTGCTGGTCGTCTCCAGGGCCATCAGTCTGCTGTGGCTCCCACTCTCCCAGGCTTGATTGCAATTGCAGCTCCCTCAGCAGCCTCTCTGTACCTTGGCCAACATCCCATGGGTAGGCCATAAGCCACTGCTGGCCCTCTCTAATCTAACTCCTACTAGCTCCGTCTTCCTCCAAGAGAAAGTCAAGGTCTTCTCTGCCACTTGGCCCTAGCCCATTCCCGACCTCATCTCCTCCATTTCTGCTCCTTCACTTCTGGCCTCTTTATTGTCCCCTTGGCCTCCTGCAAGCTGGGCCCTCTGCTCCCTTCCACACTGCTGGTCAGGAAGTGAGTAGTAGACACTCCCTTGCGCTGGCCTATCCATCCTTCCTGAACATGAGGTAGTCAGCAAGAGGGGACGAATGGTGTCCAGGGTTCCATGCTTGCGTGCAGCCTGGCTGAGTGAGGACAATGAGTGAGTGGCCTGCCATCTGGCTCATAAGGATGGCCTAGGGTCTGCTGACATCATACATGTTGACCCAAACGATATAACCGTCACCCTTGTCTTGTTGTACAGCAAGGAGAGGGAGATAGACAGCTCTGGGACAGGGTGCTGTGGGCACATGTGTTCACCACAGGGGTGGTGGAGCCTGACATTGGGGAGAGGCTGCTGGAGGCCGACATGATGTGGGTGCTCCTGTCGGGATGAGGGGGAGGCTGACTGCCAGAACTGTGGGAGACAGAAACTTCAGTAGAAGCTCAGACCCTGCAGGGTTCCTCAGCATGGCACCAGATCTAGGTGCTTCTGGAGCCATGTTCATGAGCTGGAGCTTCCAAACTCCTGTATGGACATAAGAGGGAAGAAAACTGGCAATAGGAGAGGAAGGGATGATCAGATCATCACCTTCTCTTTGCTGTCATCGCAGGCTTCCAGCATAATGCTTTTTCAAGGTCCTCCTTGTCAGTGCTAGATGAGCTGGCCGAGTTCAGGCTCCATGGGTCACTGATGTTCCCGCTGCTGAGATCAGGACTAAACGTCATTTCATTGCAGGGCTTGCAGAGGGAGCTGCCGCTCACTTTTATGCCTGTCTTGGAGTCCTGGTGGCTGAATATAGGGGCTGCCTTACTTCAGGGCCCTCTCCAAGTACATATCCCAACCCCATTACCCAGCTGGACTCTGCTCAAGGTTCTCAGTTCTTAGATAATGAACAGGATCTCATTCTGAGGGATCACCCCATTTctcagatgaggacactgaggctgaCAGATTGAGGTCACACACCCCAGACCCAGGGTGGGTCAGAGGTGAGGTGGGATGCCAAAACTAACCAGACAGGTTCACATTTCCACTTCCCAGGACCTCTCTATCCCTCCACTACCTGGAATCAGGCACTTACTTGTTCAGGCATTTCCCCACGGCTCTCCTCCTCTTGATCTTTAGAGTGAAGCTGGCTGTCTTTGCCAGGGGCTCCAATGCACAGGATAGGTGGTAGCTAGGACACAGGTGGCTGTGAGCCTATCAGGAGCCACACTCTGGTTCCTACTCAGTGCCTGTCTTGGAAGTTTGTGCCCAGATCCCAGACATTACCAGACAATAATGTGACATAGTAACAGAGCAAAGGCTGCAGGCTCTTGGGAGCCAGCCCTACATGTGCTCCAATCTCTCTTCCCCCAGTACCTGCCCAGCCTCACCTCTCATCCATGCTGAGGGGCTCCATGGCCTGGAACAAGGCCAGGAAATGCTTGTCTGGCATGATACAGTCATGATTGCAGGCTGACTGCAGGACACTGATCTTTGAGATGATTTTGAATTCCTGAGCAGGGAGAGGACAGGATGGTGACAGGCCTGATTCATTGTCCTCAGTCATTACTCTGGGTCATTACTCTGCGTCACCTCTCCTGTCACTCCCATGCAGGCTCCTTGCTGTTCTCACAGCAGGATTCAAACAGCCACTCCCAGGAAGCAGTCCTAGCTCCTACCTCAACATCCCACTTTCCTGTGCATGGCCCATCCTTTCTGCATCAAATGTTCCCATATCTCAATAAGCAAAGTCCAGGGTCCCTATTGCTGACCACATCTCAACTTGCCTCTAGCCACCACTAGGGCCTCCCAGTGAGAATAGACTAGGGACCAAGGCAACCATTCCTGAAGCTCTGTGTCCTGTGTACACTTCCCAGATTGGCATTTGTCCCAtctccctccccaccacctccccttaGGTTCTGTAGTCCCTTCTCTGGTGCCTGCAGGACATCTCTTAGGATGCCTGGTGTTCAGTGTGCAGGAGGTGGGAGGGTCCAGAGGCCATGTCAGATGGGCATTTCAGGCAGTGCTACCACAAGTGGGAAGGTCTAGTGGAGCCATCTCCACTGCTGCTTCCAGGGTGCCCCTGGTTTTGGGCATGGTCACTCACCCTCTCCTGTTGCCCATGTCTTCTCTTGATGTTCATGCACATGGTGGCCCATTTGGAAGTCTCTCCCTGCCAAGATTGAGACAGTGTTAGCAAGGCCATCCTCCTCTCAAAACTCACTTCTTTAGTTCCCAATCCTTGTGCCTGGGAGTGTCCCGAATGGCTGTGGCAATAATCTTGACACCTGCTATGGCAGTTCTAGATTAGGCCCTGTCAAAACACTCACTGAAGCCAGGTGTAagtggttcatgcctttaatcctagctactcaggaggctgaggtcaggaggaaggAGGTtcgaatccagcctgggcaaaaacttctcgagaccgtatcttgaaaaacccattacaaaaaagggctcaaggtgtaggctctaagttcaagctccagtgcacaaaacaaacaaacaaaaacaacgtGCACTGATGGCAGTCCTGGTATGGTAACCTGGCCTCCCTGTTCctgtttcatctgtaaaatgcagatGACCATATACCTGTGTTATGGGGACAGTGAGGACTCAATGTCTCCTTCTTCCACTGGTGCTGTGCTGACTCACCCCTATGGCCAAATCCACTTCAGGACTCCTgtaccttccttttctccctacccACTTGTCTCTGATGAAGGTAGAACCCCAGGCTCATCACCCATCCAAAtgtcagatgagaaaacagacccagagaGATGTGTTGACCTGCACAGCATTTGGCAGGGGGTGAAGGGAGCAGGAGCCTAGCTCCCATTTGTTCCTGAACAGAGTCCTGTCCTACAGCCCTTCCATGTGTGCTATGGTTCCTAGCAGAGCGGAACCacaaatggagagagaaaaaatgtgaGTCTCCTGCCTACCCCAGTCCTCGGTCACTGTTCCCTGAAGCATACTGAGCCTGTGCCAAAGGTTTACTATCTCTGTGGTGACACTCACGAtgttctccaccatgaaaatgccCTTTTACTCCCTCTGGTATCCAATCCCCTAACAGATAACTCCCCTGGGATGTGCATCCCACACAGAAAGGTGACAGAAACCTGGATTCATGAGAATCGGATGGGATGGTTTATGGAGGCAGCGCCATTTGGTTCAAACCACTCAATAGTTGGGCTGATGCTACCCACTAGCAGGAGCCCACAGACTACCTCATTTTGCTGCTTCTTCCACCTCCACAAACACTTGACTGCCTCAACGGCATTCCATTACTAGAGATTTCCTATTTCCAAACTCTACCCCACCTGCCTGAACACAAAAACTTTCTTCATCCAGAAGACAGGGGCCTGGACTTACTCAGAAACTTTTTCTCTTAGGAATTAACGTCCCTGCCCCCTTTGCCTATTGTACTCAGATTCCCACCTACCTCAACGAGCCCTTCTTTGCTCAGGCAGTAGATTGTCTCAGGAGTCAAAACACTGGACAGACTTTGGAATATCTGAAGGCTGTTGCTGCAGGAAGGGCAGAGAGAAGGTGACAGTTAGGTAGGGTGGGGAAGGATAGGAGTGTGAATCCATTTTCTTTTAGTAGCAAGACTAAAAATCTTCCAATCTGATTGAAGAAGAGGTTTGCAAATGGTTCCACTGAGCACTAAGGTCGCATGGGTCTGGAGCAGGAAGTTCCTGCTTGTACAGTAGGGTCCCTACCCATTAACTTGAGGGGTGATAATTTGGGTTTAATCCTCAAATGCTGTGCCTACAATGTAAGTGTGAAAACCTCCCGTGTGACCCTGCCCTGTGTGAAGCAGTCTAGAAATCCAAACCCTGTCACAGACTTACTGGGCTCATGTACAGTTGTGGACATCAGCAGCCCCTGTCCCCCAGGATTGCAGCTGGGCTCATTGAGGGGTGATGGCAGCCCAGGTGCATCTTAGGAGAGAAGTACACTCACCTGGAGACGTCTTTCCAGGTCTTCCTCAGGCGGTGGATGGCCTTGCTGTGCAGAGCAGCCACGATGGCACAGAGGGAGGAGAAGTTGTTGAGAGCTCGACATTCCTGGAGATGAGGACACTGTGAGGCATGGGTGGAGCTCCTGCCTCAGGCCCTGGGGCTGAGCCTCTTCTGATGAGATGCATGGTGGGGAGCTCCAGGGTGATGTCATAGAGCAAGGGGTAAGCAGAGGATCATGTTAACGCAAACCAAGTATAGAAAAAGAAGAGGGACTCTTGCTGTGGCTGTGCACTATGACTTTCTAGCCAGTGTGGCCCTAGGCCTGGGGCCCTGGCATCCATGTTGAGGTTCTTGAGATCAGAGAAAGGAGAACAGGGTGTCCCCAGCCCCTCTTGCAGCATACCCAGGCCACCGCAATCCAGTGCTCCACTACTTTGGCCCTGTCTGCAGCCTCCATGCTCTGGTCCCCCAGGCAGGTGGTGATGACACAAGTGGTGACTTTGTGGAAGTGAGTGACAGTGGCCTGGATGGTGGGTGCCACATGCCCCTTGTCATCCTTTTTCCAGTGGGTGCAGATATAGTCCAGGCAGTGGTAGGGCACCACCTTCTTGAACAGCTCCTGGGGATGGGCTGAATGTCACCTGCCCTGATGCAACTACTACCCCGTTGTCCAGGTTGGCTCCCAGTGATAAGGGCTGGAACTTGGGGAGCTGAGGATGTGGTTCCAGCCTTATCCACTGTCCGGATTTTGCTCTCTGGTCACTGAGGACACCCAGCACATGAGTTACAAAATTAATAGATGCCAGGGAAGAAAGAGTGgcattttctaataaaaatctCAGTTCACTCATCAGAAAGTGGCTCAACCTGCACAGCCAAGGTGGCACCTCTGCCCTCCACCAGGAAAACCTTCTGTCTCCACTCTGCAAACACTTTTGGTACAACCAGTGGGTAGAACAATGTCTGCCATGGTTCTAGTGCACTTCAGGCCCCCAATGAGTGCTGAAGCTAGAAAGGCATCCAGGACAGATAAGAAGTGATCCATGGGACTTGGATGCACCTCTGATTCAATCCCTAAATCTTCATAGTTACTGGGGCTTGGTCCCAACTCCACTGTCGGAATGGGAAAGGAGGCTTTAGGTTTAACTCACTGTCATGGCTTTTGCACCAGTGGAGCTGGGATTTGGACTTGAAAGTGGCTTGGTACCAGGGTTTGGCAAGTCTGGGCAGCAGAGGCCAGGAGGAAGCCCACCCATACCCTGCCCTGTGGAGGCACTCACAGCATCCATCAGTGTTAACTGTTCTGCCACCAGTTGCGGAGGGAAGAACAAGATGGAAGGCTCTTCCTCGCTCAATGTGCTATCTGTAGACACAAGGGATTCCCAGGAAGAATCCCTTGATGAAAATGGTGAGAGAGTTTGCTCAAACTCTATGGCATATGAGTAAGCTGGATCCAGTTCTGAAGCAGGTGCTGGACATGATCCATGCTGGGAAGGTAGGAAATGAGTTGGCTCTCGCTCCAGGGCAGGTGCTAGAATTGACTCTGACTCTGAGTCTTCTGATGACACCAGCTCTGGATCTGATGGTGGTTTTGCAATTGGGTTGTGTGCCATAAACGGTGCTTCAATATGTTCCACCTGTGGAGTTGTTCTCAGACAAAGCactggagatggagagagagatgaGGAGGAAGACAAGAGCCCCAACAAGACTTCCTCGTGCTGAGCCTCTGCAAAGGCAGAGAAGTCCCCTGCTCGCCAGAGAAGCCATCAACAGGATGCCTTGCTGGAATGTAGTCCACCCCCTGCAGGGCCCCTGGTGCTGCCTTACTCCTGGCCCCATGGCAGCCCTGGACCCTCCTGCTTGTGGGGCCAGCACAGACCCCTCCTTGCATGTTCTATGTTCTCCCCAGGCTCCTCACCCTCAGACTTCTCCTTGCTGGGTGCCAGGTGCTCCATCTGGGCAAGGAGAAGTTTGGCATGGTTCTCTTCATCTGACCCAGGCATGTTGACTTGCAGGTAATTCACCAGCTTCTTGAGGCAAGGGAAGTTCAGAGGTTCGGTGAAGTCTTCTGAGTATTGTTTTAGCCAAGTGCCCACGATGAAGGACATGGCTCTGGGGACAGACAGGCAGGCCTGAGAGTCAGAGGCCTGGCCTCTTCTTCTCCTGGCCTTCCCGCAGCACACCTGTGGGAACTGGACTCCTGTGACTGCCCCGTCTAGTCAGAGGCCAGCACACCTCTGAGTCCAAGCCCCTTTAGCAGTCCAGGCAGTGGCAGGCCAAGTAAACAGGCAGGAGCCACAGACAAACTCCACGGGGGCCACCCTAGATCAAAGGTGTGAGCTGTTCTTCCCCTTCAGGGAAGCTCCTCACCCTACTCCGTGTGCCATGCGTCCTAGGCATCTGTATCCTAGACTGCCACGTCTACGAGGCCTGGTCCTCCTGTGTGGCATCTACAGCACTCACCTACTGTGGTGCCTGCTGCTCCCTTCTGCATGAGCCATGTGTGGGCTGCTTTCCTGTGACAGTGTTCTCTTAGTGGCACAGCCTTTCCCTGAGCAGTCCTTGATTCCCTGGAAACTGCTGAGTGCCCACTGCTAAGGAGCGAGCGCTCACACCTTCTGTGGGCTACAATATCCAACAGGGTGGGCAAGTCTGGCTGCAATGGGCTGTGGTACAGTTGATGGCTTCTCACAGGCAGCTCTGAGGCCCCAGACCATCAACTTCCCAAGAACTCAGTACCCCACCCACTCGCCCTGTCAGGACAGCTCTCTGTCTTCCTCCACGTGCAGGTAAAGCCCTAGACCAAGGTCCTTTAGTAGAAATTATGAGAGGTATGGGACCACAGTTTGCCGTCTTTCCCCAACCCATCCCAAATGACCTCACTCTGGAGACAGGCAACCACCCTATTGTCCGAACGGCTACTCACTGCTTGACTTGCTCCTGTGGTCCACCATCCTCAGTGGAGTAGAGGAAGGAGTCATATCTAGGGGAAGTTGTGAGGGTTTCACTCTACTGTACTGCTTGTGATGTCTAGTGACCCTGTGTTACTTCCCAATAGCCATGGAACCACTTAAGTCAGGGATTTTTCTGCTCCTCTTAGTGAATTTTACTAAGTGTCTGGAAATGTGACCACACAACAGGTGCTACCTCTATATTTGTGCAATGAATGAGTCCAACTGTCTCCTTCCAGATACCTCAGTGGGCTTGGGGCCCCTTGGCTACATTAGGTTAGGGACCCCCGATGTTAGCTCGAGCCACCTTTAAAAGTGGGGAAAATGCTTTGCCCAGTTCTCAGGGAAGTGAGGCCTCAGGCAAAGAGCTTCTTCATTGGGGAGGGGAAGTCACACAGAGCAGCTGAGCGCACCCTGGGCAGCCCACCATGCTGGGGCAGTCCTCCCCCGCCAATACCCATAAGCACTTCCAGGGTCCATCCCATCTATCCTGTTAACTCCCAATGAGGGTTGATCTCTGAGTAGCCCAGTACCCACAATCACACTGGGCACAAGAGACGACAGGCATGCCCAATCCTAGCCAGTAGGTAGGGAGTCCTCTACCCTGCAGGTGACCCTTACCTAGTTAATAGCAGGTCCAGCACCTGCTGTGTGGTGGCAAAACGTCGGTAAGTGCATAGAAAGATAGGGATGTCCATTGGGTCCCCGAAGAGCAGGGCAGGCACCAGGTGGTCCACCAGCTgctgcagagtgcctgctttgagcATCCCTGCCTTGCAGGGGTCAGCCAGGGTCGGGGCCAACTCTTTTGCTCCCTGGGATGGGAAAAGTAAGAGACAGCTGGTCACACCATCAAACTGGAGAAAGACTCATCGCCATACTGGAAAGTGAAAACAGCCTGGAAAGAATTTTCCAGAACACACGCCCACATCAACAtccacatagacacacacacacacagacacacacagacacagactctctctctctctctctctctggcaagTATTTGGTGCTTCCTGGACACATCTGGGTGATGGGCTGGCCCTCCTTCACCTGCCCT
This window harbors:
- the LOC109701306 gene encoding ral guanine nucleotide dissociation stimulator-like, which encodes MEPGYQALPFQHNPTQLTSLENVKRQTCSLAVSVYAKAQARVKVMTTSQDAGSALALAVSGDFATGSQSCLLLFPSQGAKELAPTLADPCKAGMLKAGTLQQLVDHLVPALLFGDPMDIPIFLCTYRRFATTQQVLDLLLTRYDSFLYSTEDGGPQEQVKQAMSFIVGTWLKQYSEDFTEPLNFPCLKKLVNYLQVNMPGSDEENHAKLLLAQMEHLAPSKEKSEALSPSPVLCLRTTPQVEHIEAPFMAHNPIAKPPSDPELVSSEDSESESILAPALEREPTHFLPSQHGSCPAPASELDPAYSYAIEFEQTLSPFSSRDSSWESLVSTDSTLSEEEPSILFFPPQLVAEQLTLMDAELFKKVVPYHCLDYICTHWKKDDKGHVAPTIQATVTHFHKVTTCVITTCLGDQSMEAADRAKVVEHWIAVAWECRALNNFSSLCAIVAALHSKAIHRLRKTWKDVSSNSLQIFQSLSSVLTPETIYCLSKEGLVEGETSKWATMCMNIKRRHGQQERVSDHAQNQGHPGSSSGDGSTRPSHLW